One Bacteroidia bacterium genomic region harbors:
- a CDS encoding LysM peptidoglycan-binding domain-containing protein, which translates to MKDELVLSGQAEGVESTETTEEKHIRRKVYLAWSGEDVKEKRDILAFILEKAGLEVYPQGNIPLEESEFKDVVIKSLSVTECYIHVLGSTFGSPLASNPEVSLPLYQYEKASQKSRETAGKYKRFVWNLPTENTQIDEKQQDFIQGIQNNLTRDIMFTSVISPAQFVEDIRTSLQEEEQVVSFTKEYDYCFLYNIQDAAECYQIIETASEDHRITTLTVVPENEVDYRSQAIIQIRKSRLAIVYFKECADWAISFTKQVWKLIGGASSNTPILMLGEDEPRRNRFLRFQAPQLQLQVLSKDQFLPTIQKTFEKVYRGQAIVEQTFSPYTGLRPFSEDESIFFKGREKHIDSILRMIERNKFSMVTGSSGDGKSSLIYAGVVPSVKGGFLRSVFSKWAVADFRPERTPLTNLSNALAAALRQRNAEQVETTLSYGFSALVDLYKKSSIYCDITGKDYLEADEEQRRNLRRQAANLLIIVDQFEEFFTNAENYRDSIASPVAQITVNVLIETIRIAHEEDLPIFVVFTMRSDYIGQCVAFRGFAELIGQSTYFVPRLKREEIQEVIEAPARLNGDKLSLRLSQRLLNDLGDGIDQLPVLQHCLHQMWEVAQKEKKEIDLLEYAKVGGLSANKLPKEDQSKFREWFNKLTPETQNLYDKPRLRNILSRHANELYEIAHEYYNKNYTPKADKETITEIVRIAFICLTKIDDNRAVRNRMTLKQIAEIYGGEEADYVIVGHVLNLFRERGNNFIQPYISNDPDSVELRPESVLDITHESLIRNWEKLIEWAEAENKSVQIYNDLKIQLDSWLVNEKSSKYLLSTGPFSYFHAWYEKQRPNPAWVNRYIRPDEMIPYLEPMEQATLYLDDLEEFLRLSKQKIERNRRLVLFAIGVISTLLLISLIATYFASLSRNEALIQKANAERHALIAERQRLIAENKTREAENQRLIAEREKLRAETNFLVAEAQRKIAEGERANAVSQTVIAENQRKIAENERRIAENQRIIAENQTKIADQERMRAEEKEKEALLQQEIATRQRNNAMITQSLFLSDLARQEVKKKNPIVALLLAQQALPKDLSNPDRPYVEESEAALYNAVNAIVNEKPKGVLLGHKNKLIYNAFSPDGKTLVTTSWDKTARLWNVYTGKQISILTGHTHIVDNAYFSARGDLLVTMAEDFSARVWTFPEGKNISTLRGHKNLLTHATISTDGAKILTTSIDKTARIWDTKTGEVTHELVGHSDEVLYGAFSPDGSRIATASKDGTIILWDNSGKQIRQIHAHNAEVVFVVFSFDGKMMASASNDNTARIYNATTGENIFVLKGHKAGVNHVSFSHNNNLAVTASKDSTAKVWDTRTGKELAKLESHSASVYHSVFSPDDKRIATSSDDNTVRLWDGKSFLELAFYAGHTGLGYYAAFSPDSKRLAVASDKFSVKIYEVFPNYQDLLNYADSLKNRELSDEERRKYFVSDNRVRQEVQENKKEDQEKSEESKYYIVQFGETIYSIARKFGITVDDLMNWNKIENDSVVPYQKLRVRK; encoded by the coding sequence ATGAAAGATGAATTAGTCTTATCTGGTCAGGCAGAAGGTGTTGAATCAACTGAAACTACTGAGGAAAAACATATTCGGCGGAAGGTTTATTTGGCATGGTCGGGGGAAGATGTCAAAGAGAAGCGGGATATTTTGGCCTTTATACTTGAAAAAGCAGGGTTAGAAGTCTATCCGCAAGGGAACATCCCATTGGAAGAGTCTGAATTTAAAGATGTTGTTATCAAGTCTTTATCTGTTACAGAATGTTATATTCATGTATTGGGTTCAACCTTTGGGAGTCCGTTAGCCAGCAATCCGGAGGTTTCTTTGCCATTGTATCAATATGAAAAGGCAAGCCAAAAATCCCGTGAAACCGCCGGAAAGTATAAACGCTTCGTTTGGAATTTACCTACCGAAAATACCCAAATAGATGAAAAACAGCAGGACTTTATTCAGGGTATTCAAAATAACCTAACTCGAGACATTATGTTTACGAGCGTAATCAGTCCGGCACAATTCGTAGAGGATATCCGCACCTCCTTACAGGAAGAAGAACAGGTAGTCTCTTTTACCAAAGAATACGATTACTGCTTTTTGTATAACATTCAGGATGCAGCAGAATGCTACCAAATTATAGAAACAGCATCAGAAGACCACCGCATAACGACTTTAACGGTTGTTCCTGAAAATGAAGTAGATTACCGGAGTCAGGCTATTATCCAGATACGTAAGAGCCGTTTGGCTATTGTATATTTCAAAGAATGTGCAGACTGGGCGATTTCGTTTACCAAGCAAGTTTGGAAGCTAATTGGTGGTGCATCATCAAACACACCTATCTTGATGCTGGGAGAAGATGAGCCTCGTAGAAATCGTTTTTTACGCTTTCAGGCTCCCCAACTCCAATTACAGGTACTCTCAAAAGACCAGTTTTTACCCACAATCCAAAAAACATTTGAAAAAGTTTATCGAGGACAGGCTATTGTAGAGCAAACGTTCAGCCCATACACCGGTTTACGGCCATTTTCAGAAGACGAATCTATCTTTTTTAAAGGACGCGAAAAGCATATAGACAGCATTTTGCGTATGATTGAACGGAATAAATTTTCGATGGTTACGGGCTCTTCAGGGGACGGTAAGTCATCGTTGATTTATGCCGGCGTTGTTCCCTCTGTTAAAGGGGGCTTTTTACGGTCAGTATTTAGCAAATGGGCAGTTGCCGATTTCCGCCCAGAAAGAACACCTCTTACCAACCTTTCCAATGCCTTAGCTGCGGCTTTGCGCCAGCGAAATGCCGAACAAGTAGAAACAACCCTGAGTTATGGCTTCTCTGCATTGGTAGATTTATACAAAAAATCGTCTATCTACTGCGATATAACCGGAAAAGATTACCTTGAAGCCGATGAAGAACAACGAAGAAACTTACGCAGGCAGGCTGCAAACCTACTGATTATAGTTGACCAATTTGAGGAGTTTTTTACTAATGCCGAAAACTACCGAGATTCCATAGCCTCTCCGGTAGCACAAATCACGGTAAACGTTCTTATCGAAACCATACGCATCGCACATGAAGAAGACCTGCCTATTTTTGTCGTCTTCACGATGCGGTCGGACTACATTGGTCAGTGTGTCGCTTTTCGAGGTTTTGCAGAACTTATCGGCCAGAGTACGTATTTCGTCCCAAGATTAAAACGTGAAGAAATTCAGGAAGTTATCGAAGCTCCGGCTCGGTTAAATGGAGATAAATTGAGCTTACGCCTAAGCCAACGACTGCTTAATGACTTAGGAGACGGCATAGACCAACTACCGGTGCTTCAGCATTGTCTTCACCAAATGTGGGAAGTCGCCCAAAAAGAAAAAAAAGAAATAGACCTCCTCGAATACGCCAAAGTAGGCGGCCTAAGCGCTAATAAACTCCCCAAAGAAGACCAGTCTAAATTCCGTGAATGGTTCAACAAGCTAACTCCAGAAACCCAAAACCTATATGATAAGCCCAGATTACGCAATATATTAAGCCGCCACGCAAATGAACTCTACGAAATAGCCCACGAATACTACAACAAAAACTACACCCCAAAGGCAGATAAAGAAACTATCACCGAAATTGTAAGAATAGCATTCATTTGTTTAACTAAAATTGATGACAATCGTGCGGTGCGAAACCGTATGACCTTAAAGCAGATTGCTGAAATTTATGGAGGCGAAGAAGCAGATTATGTTATTGTGGGGCACGTACTTAACCTATTTCGTGAACGAGGAAATAACTTTATTCAGCCTTACATCTCAAACGACCCTGATTCTGTAGAATTGCGCCCAGAATCTGTCCTTGATATTACACATGAATCCTTAATTCGGAACTGGGAAAAATTAATAGAGTGGGCTGAAGCCGAAAACAAAAGCGTTCAGATATACAACGACCTAAAAATTCAGTTAGATAGTTGGCTTGTTAATGAAAAGTCTTCCAAATATCTGTTATCTACCGGGCCATTCAGTTATTTTCATGCATGGTATGAAAAACAACGCCCCAATCCGGCTTGGGTAAACCGCTACATCCGCCCGGACGAAATGATTCCATACTTAGAACCTATGGAACAAGCAACACTCTATTTAGATGACTTAGAAGAGTTTCTCCGGTTAAGTAAACAAAAAATAGAACGTAACCGTAGGTTAGTATTGTTTGCTATTGGAGTGATTTCCACCCTGCTACTCATATCGCTTATTGCCACTTATTTTGCCTCATTGTCTCGTAATGAAGCGTTGATTCAAAAAGCCAATGCAGAAAGACACGCATTGATAGCAGAAAGACAGCGATTAATAGCAGAAAACAAAACTCGCGAAGCTGAAAATCAACGACTTATAGCAGAACGCGAAAAACTTAGGGCAGAAACAAACTTCCTGGTAGCAGAAGCTCAACGAAAAATTGCAGAAGGTGAACGCGCAAATGCAGTTTCACAAACAGTAATAGCCGAAAACCAACGCAAAATAGCCGAAAACGAACGTAGAATCGCTGAAAACCAAAGAATTATTGCTGAAAATCAAACCAAAATAGCAGACCAAGAAAGAATGCGTGCGGAAGAAAAAGAAAAAGAAGCTCTTCTTCAACAAGAAATAGCTACCCGCCAACGTAATAACGCAATGATTACACAATCCCTCTTTTTGTCTGATTTAGCAAGGCAAGAAGTGAAAAAGAAAAACCCCATTGTAGCACTACTCTTAGCCCAGCAAGCTCTTCCCAAAGATTTATCAAATCCAGATAGACCTTACGTAGAAGAATCCGAAGCTGCTTTGTACAACGCCGTAAACGCTATCGTAAACGAAAAACCCAAAGGAGTTCTATTAGGGCATAAGAACAAACTGATATACAACGCCTTTTCACCGGACGGAAAAACACTCGTAACCACTTCTTGGGATAAAACAGCCAGACTCTGGAACGTTTATACCGGCAAACAAATCTCTATCCTTACCGGACACACCCACATCGTTGATAATGCGTACTTCTCTGCCAGAGGAGATTTATTGGTAACGATGGCCGAAGACTTCTCTGCACGGGTCTGGACTTTCCCCGAAGGGAAAAATATATCTACCTTACGAGGCCATAAAAACCTACTTACCCACGCCACCATCAGCACAGACGGAGCGAAAATCCTAACAACCTCTATAGACAAAACAGCCCGCATCTGGGATACCAAAACAGGAGAAGTAACCCATGAACTTGTAGGCCATTCCGATGAAGTGTTGTATGGAGCATTTAGCCCGGACGGTTCCCGTATCGCCACAGCCTCAAAAGACGGAACAATCATTTTGTGGGATAACTCCGGCAAACAAATTCGACAAATACACGCTCACAACGCCGAAGTAGTGTTTGTAGTATTTAGTTTTGACGGAAAAATGATGGCTTCCGCCTCAAATGACAACACCGCACGCATCTATAATGCCACCACCGGAGAAAATATTTTCGTATTAAAAGGTCATAAAGCCGGCGTTAATCATGTGTCATTTAGTCATAACAACAATTTAGCCGTTACGGCCTCCAAAGACTCTACCGCAAAAGTTTGGGATACCAGAACCGGCAAAGAACTCGCTAAATTAGAATCTCACAGCGCGTCAGTGTATCATTCTGTGTTTTCACCAGATGATAAAAGAATAGCTACTTCTTCAGATGATAACACCGTTCGCTTATGGGACGGAAAGTCTTTCCTTGAGTTAGCTTTCTATGCAGGCCATACCGGCTTAGGATACTATGCCGCATTTAGCCCTGATAGTAAACGCTTAGCAGTAGCATCAGATAAGTTTTCCGTTAAGATATACGAAGTATTCCCAAATTATCAAGACCTACTTAATTACGCAGATAGCCTCAAAAACAGAGAACTCTCGGATGAAGAAAGACGCAAATATTTTGTGTCAGATAACCGCGTAAGACAAGAAGTTCAGGAAAACAAAAAAGAAGACCAAGAAAAGAGCGAAGAGTCTAAATATTATATCGTTCAATTTGGAGAAACGATTTATAGTATTGCCAGAAAGTTTGGAATTACCGTTGATGACTTGATGAATTGGAACAAAATAGAGAATGATAGCGTAGTACCATACCAAAAGTTACGTGTCCGAAAATAA
- a CDS encoding tetratricopeptide repeat protein encodes MSNLKSERLSQLLSFQEQDPNDTFITFALALEYVSLGEDEKACNLFDSIYQKKPDYVALYYQYGKLMEKLNRIEDAKRLYQEGIVYAEKMGEVRTRAELFTALQEMLDM; translated from the coding sequence ATGAGTAATTTAAAATCAGAAAGACTATCGCAACTACTTAGTTTTCAGGAGCAAGACCCTAATGATACGTTCATTACATTTGCCTTAGCTTTAGAATATGTTAGCTTAGGTGAGGATGAAAAAGCCTGTAATTTGTTCGACTCCATTTACCAAAAAAAACCTGATTATGTTGCATTATATTACCAGTATGGGAAGTTAATGGAAAAACTGAATCGGATAGAAGATGCTAAAAGATTATACCAAGAGGGTATAGTTTATGCAGAAAAGATGGGAGAAGTTCGTACTCGTGCAGAACTTTTTACCGCTTTGCAAGAAATGTTAGATATGTAG
- a CDS encoding PhoH family protein: MQEQILTIDNADIRAFYGTNDEYLNRIRETFPDVKFIARGNQLKLQGEPDKIQIISQLIGSMIQEIQRRGSLEHYRFSDILAGNIANSSSFHESNSDPNLILYGVQGNPVRAKTKGQQEMVALSTQNDILFAVGPAGTGKTYTAVALAVKALKEKRVRKIILVRPAVEAGESLGFLPGDLKEKIDPYLRPLYDALEDMILPEKLRAYLEKNIIEIAPLAYMRGRTLTNAFILLDEAQNATELQMKMFLTRLGIDSKIIVTGDTTQIDLTKNQKSGLLQALKIFQNIPNIGFVFLNAHDVVRNKLVKKILEAYETVSRLENKE, from the coding sequence TTGCAAGAACAAATTTTAACCATAGATAATGCTGATATTCGTGCCTTTTATGGCACAAATGATGAATATTTAAACCGTATTCGGGAGACCTTTCCGGATGTTAAATTTATCGCACGCGGTAATCAGCTTAAATTACAAGGTGAACCTGATAAAATACAAATAATCAGCCAGTTAATTGGTAGTATGATTCAGGAAATTCAACGAAGAGGTTCTTTGGAACACTACCGCTTTTCAGATATATTAGCTGGAAATATTGCTAACTCAAGCTCTTTTCATGAATCTAACTCAGACCCAAACTTAATTTTGTATGGTGTGCAAGGAAATCCAGTACGGGCAAAAACCAAAGGGCAGCAAGAAATGGTAGCATTATCTACGCAGAATGATATTTTATTTGCAGTAGGCCCAGCCGGGACGGGTAAAACTTATACAGCAGTAGCTTTGGCTGTTAAAGCCTTGAAGGAGAAAAGGGTGCGTAAAATCATTTTGGTACGCCCGGCAGTAGAAGCCGGAGAAAGTCTCGGATTTTTACCCGGAGATTTAAAGGAAAAAATTGACCCCTACCTGAGACCACTCTATGACGCACTCGAGGATATGATTTTACCGGAAAAACTACGCGCTTACCTTGAAAAAAATATCATAGAAATTGCCCCGCTCGCTTATATGCGCGGACGTACACTTACGAACGCCTTTATCTTACTTGACGAAGCCCAAAACGCTACCGAATTGCAAATGAAAATGTTCTTGACCCGATTAGGTATTGACTCTAAGATTATCGTTACCGGTGATACTACCCAAATAGACTTAACTAAAAACCAAAAATCAGGTCTCTTGCAAGCATTAAAAATATTTCAAAATATTCCAAACATCGGATTTGTATTCCTAAATGCACACGATGTTGTTCGTAATAAATTAGTTAAAAAAATATTAGAAGCCTACGAAACAGTTTCCCGTTTAGAAAACAAGGAATGA
- the mqnE gene encoding aminofutalosine synthase MqnE, whose protein sequence is MIHSAVPFIPTELSNFEAKIFNLVTSGGRLTEADALELYHSNNIPFLAYLASWVRHQKHGLKTYFNRNFHIEPTNICVYTCAFCAFARKPGEEGGWEYSLEDVENQVKRFHGVPITEIHIVGGVHPKRGVEYYGEMIRRIKAIRPEIHVKGFTAVELKVMFARSRMTYEEGLLSLKNDGLDSLPGGGAEIFDHEIRKQICETKASADEWLAIHETAHRLGIPSNCTILYGHMETYKHRVHHLAKLRDLQDKTHGFNTFIPLKFRRENNDMAHIVETSIIEDLKNYAISRLFLDNIPHIKAYWPMIGRETTQMSLSFGVDDIDGTIDDSTKIYSMAGAEDQTPSMTTPELIQLIKNAGYQPIERDSIYNQLHDYSVETFTELIS, encoded by the coding sequence ATGATTCATTCAGCAGTTCCTTTTATTCCTACAGAATTAAGTAATTTTGAAGCCAAAATATTTAATTTAGTAACTTCCGGTGGCCGCTTAACCGAAGCAGACGCATTGGAGTTATACCATTCAAATAATATTCCCTTTTTAGCTTACTTAGCCTCTTGGGTTCGGCATCAAAAACATGGGTTAAAAACATATTTCAACCGAAATTTTCATATAGAACCGACCAATATCTGTGTTTATACTTGTGCTTTTTGTGCTTTTGCGCGCAAGCCGGGAGAAGAAGGCGGATGGGAATACAGCTTAGAAGACGTTGAGAACCAAGTTAAGCGGTTTCATGGGGTTCCGATTACAGAAATACACATTGTGGGCGGCGTACACCCAAAGCGAGGGGTAGAATATTATGGAGAAATGATACGCCGTATCAAAGCAATACGGCCAGAAATCCATGTAAAAGGGTTTACTGCCGTAGAGCTAAAAGTTATGTTTGCCAGAAGCCGCATGACATACGAAGAAGGGCTGCTTAGCCTGAAAAATGATGGATTAGATTCTTTGCCCGGAGGCGGTGCTGAAATTTTTGATCACGAAATCCGTAAGCAAATCTGTGAAACCAAAGCCTCTGCTGACGAATGGTTGGCTATTCATGAAACCGCCCATAGGTTAGGAATCCCCTCTAACTGCACTATTTTGTATGGACACATGGAAACCTACAAACACCGTGTACATCACCTCGCTAAACTTCGAGACCTTCAAGATAAAACGCATGGCTTTAATACTTTCATCCCACTAAAATTCCGCCGTGAAAATAACGACATGGCGCACATTGTAGAAACCTCCATTATAGAAGACCTAAAAAACTACGCAATAAGTAGATTATTTTTAGATAATATCCCACATATTAAAGCCTACTGGCCAATGATTGGGCGGGAAACTACTCAAATGAGCCTAAGTTTTGGTGTGGATGACATAGACGGCACAATTGATGACTCTACCAAAATCTATTCTATGGCTGGCGCAGAAGACCAAACGCCCAGTATGACAACACCAGAACTTATCCAACTAATCAAAAATGCCGGTTATCAACCGATAGAACGGGATTCTATCTATAACCAACTCCACGATTATTCGGTGGAGACCTTTACTGAACTGATTTCTTAA
- a CDS encoding acyltransferase, with protein MIRALFIKLLRVSGKQYTPAPELPTGLLINTLITRFVYLLRGFCLFQKFVFVGSSSKIRGKSTLKLGRGVTIDHHCDLDGYAREGIEIGNSSKIGAYTVVSCTSHFSKLGKGFKMGSFSGIGEFSYIGSAGGVTIGDNVIMGQYISFHSENHNFEDTSKLIRDQGVTSQGILLGNDIWVGAKVTFLDGCQIGNHCVVAAGAVVKGTFPDNCVIGGVPAKILKQL; from the coding sequence ATGATTCGAGCTTTATTTATAAAGCTATTAAGAGTTTCCGGGAAACAATATACTCCTGCTCCTGAGCTACCTACCGGTCTCTTGATTAATACTTTAATTACAAGATTTGTATATCTGCTGCGCGGCTTTTGTCTATTCCAAAAATTTGTTTTTGTAGGTAGTAGCTCAAAAATTCGTGGGAAATCTACCCTTAAATTAGGGCGTGGAGTTACCATAGACCACCACTGCGACTTAGACGGATACGCACGGGAAGGAATTGAAATTGGTAATAGCTCAAAAATAGGAGCTTACACCGTAGTGTCATGTACAAGCCATTTTTCAAAACTCGGAAAAGGTTTTAAAATGGGAAGTTTTAGCGGAATCGGAGAATTTTCATACATAGGTTCAGCAGGAGGAGTAACGATTGGCGATAACGTAATTATGGGGCAGTATATTAGCTTTCATTCTGAAAACCATAACTTTGAAGACACCTCTAAACTAATTCGAGATCAAGGAGTTACATCGCAGGGAATATTATTGGGAAATGATATTTGGGTCGGCGCAAAGGTTACTTTTTTAGACGGATGCCAAATAGGCAACCATTGCGTAGTAGCCGCCGGTGCTGTAGTTAAAGGAACCTTCCCCGATAACTGCGTTATTGGAGGCGTGCCTGCCAAAATACTGAAACAATTATAG
- a CDS encoding NAD-dependent epimerase/dehydratase family protein, with protein MKILVTGGAGFIGSHIVDAMIHSNHQVEVLDNLSTGFAHNVPTGITFFNEDIGNPAAAEIVQNGGYDTIFHQAAQIDVRKSVQNPAEDAHINIIGTINLLEAAVKSRVQHFIFASSGGAGYGEPDYYPLDEKHLLNPLSPYGISKIAVEKYLHYYQEVHGLKTTILRYANVYGPRQNPHGEAGVVAIFLNKMLQNQQPLINGDGKQTRDYVYVADVVNANTMVFNNKKYGAYNVGTGREITVNEIFEVLNTFFENKFSQQHGQAKSGEQRRSVLSYQKIKQEFGWEPTIDLETGLYKTYQWFASVQNK; from the coding sequence ATGAAGATTTTAGTAACGGGCGGAGCAGGTTTTATTGGATCCCATATCGTTGATGCTATGATTCATTCTAATCATCAGGTTGAGGTGTTGGATAACCTAAGTACCGGCTTCGCACACAATGTTCCTACAGGAATTACTTTTTTTAACGAAGATATAGGAAATCCAGCAGCCGCTGAAATAGTTCAAAATGGCGGATACGATACCATTTTTCATCAAGCTGCCCAAATTGATGTTAGAAAATCAGTGCAAAATCCGGCCGAAGATGCACATATAAATATCATTGGCACAATCAATTTATTAGAGGCAGCTGTTAAATCGAGAGTTCAGCATTTTATTTTTGCATCCAGCGGTGGGGCCGGTTACGGAGAACCTGATTACTATCCTTTAGATGAAAAACACTTACTTAATCCATTATCCCCTTACGGAATATCTAAAATAGCAGTAGAAAAGTATCTACATTATTATCAAGAAGTTCATGGGCTAAAAACAACCATTTTACGCTACGCAAACGTATATGGCCCACGCCAAAACCCGCACGGAGAAGCCGGCGTAGTAGCTATATTCCTAAACAAAATGCTCCAAAACCAACAACCGTTAATTAACGGCGACGGTAAACAAACCCGTGATTACGTTTATGTAGCAGATGTGGTAAATGCTAACACTATGGTATTCAACAATAAAAAATACGGAGCTTATAATGTAGGAACAGGAAGAGAAATAACGGTGAACGAGATATTTGAAGTCTTAAATACCTTTTTTGAAAACAAATTTTCCCAACAACATGGCCAAGCTAAGTCTGGGGAGCAACGCCGGTCTGTACTTAGTTATCAAAAAATCAAACAAGAATTTGGTTGGGAGCCAACTATTGATTTAGAAACTGGGTTATACAAAACCTATCAATGGTTTGCCTCTGTACAGAATAAATAG
- a CDS encoding HIT family protein — protein sequence MPSIFSKIISGEIPCHKVAETDQFLAFLDIFPLVKGHTLVIPKQEIDYIFDMPPALLSDLMLFAQKIAPAIQRACPCKRIGVAVIGLEVPHVHIHLIPLQNVADMNFERPKLTVSSQELTEIATSIQKYLL from the coding sequence ATGCCTTCGATATTTTCAAAAATTATTTCCGGAGAAATACCCTGCCACAAAGTAGCAGAAACAGACCAGTTTCTTGCTTTTTTAGATATTTTTCCATTGGTAAAAGGACATACATTAGTCATTCCAAAGCAGGAAATTGACTATATTTTTGATATGCCTCCTGCATTACTAAGTGATTTAATGCTATTTGCCCAAAAAATCGCACCGGCTATTCAGCGCGCTTGCCCTTGTAAGCGTATCGGAGTTGCCGTAATTGGCTTAGAAGTACCACACGTCCATATACACCTAATTCCACTACAAAATGTCGCTGATATGAATTTTGAACGGCCAAAACTAACCGTATCTTCACAAGAATTAACAGAAATAGCAACTTCAATACAAAAATATCTACTATGA
- the greA gene encoding transcription elongation factor GreA — protein MSVISYFTEEGLKRLQEELHEMKTKQRTDIAKQIAEAREKGDLSENAEYDAAKDAQGLLELRIAQLEAQLKNARVLDDSNLDSSKVLILSLVKLKNLKTNQVVTYQLVSQQEADLKSGRISIESPIGKGLLGKVVGDKAEITVPAGKLSFEVLEISR, from the coding sequence ATGAGTGTAATTTCTTATTTTACAGAAGAAGGGTTAAAACGTCTTCAAGAAGAACTTCATGAAATGAAGACTAAGCAACGCACAGATATTGCTAAGCAAATTGCAGAAGCCCGCGAAAAAGGCGATTTAAGCGAAAATGCCGAGTATGACGCTGCCAAAGATGCACAAGGTTTATTAGAACTTAGAATAGCCCAATTAGAAGCACAATTAAAAAATGCTCGCGTTTTGGATGACTCTAACTTAGACTCATCCAAAGTGCTAATTCTCTCTTTGGTAAAGCTAAAGAACCTAAAAACAAACCAAGTAGTAACTTATCAATTAGTTTCCCAGCAAGAGGCAGACTTAAAATCAGGTAGAATCTCCATAGAATCCCCCATCGGAAAAGGGCTGCTGGGAAAGGTCGTGGGAGATAAAGCCGAAATTACCGTACCGGCAGGAAAACTGTCATTTGAAGTTCTTGAGATTTCACGCTAA